The following are from one region of the Achromobacter xylosoxidans genome:
- the paaC gene encoding 1,2-phenylacetyl-CoA epoxidase subunit PaaC produces the protein MDKTLFEYLLRLGDSSLILSQRLGAWTGHGPILEEDLALTNTALDLLGQARMWLTLAGEVEGAGRDEDALAYLRDAHQFHNVLLAERPNGNYADTMARQFLFDVWHYFLLQRLEKSSDERVAGIAAKAIKEVTYHVRRSSDMVVRLGDGTAESHAKMQAAIDDAWRFTGELFADDAVDLDVAARGIGCELSALREPWLAHVREVLEEATLTVPDEAAANHLAHRGGRQGKHTEELGYVLAEMQFLPRAYPGATW, from the coding sequence ATGGACAAGACTCTGTTTGAATACCTGCTGCGCCTGGGCGATTCCTCGCTCATCCTGTCGCAGCGTCTGGGCGCCTGGACCGGCCACGGCCCGATCCTGGAAGAAGACCTGGCATTGACCAATACCGCGCTCGACCTGCTGGGCCAGGCCCGCATGTGGCTGACGCTGGCGGGCGAGGTCGAAGGCGCCGGACGCGACGAAGACGCGCTGGCCTACCTGCGCGACGCGCACCAGTTCCACAACGTGTTGCTGGCCGAACGCCCCAACGGCAACTACGCCGACACCATGGCGCGCCAGTTCCTGTTCGACGTCTGGCACTACTTCCTGCTGCAGCGCCTGGAAAAGTCGAGCGACGAACGCGTCGCCGGCATCGCGGCCAAGGCCATCAAGGAAGTGACCTACCACGTGCGCCGTTCCTCGGATATGGTGGTGCGCCTGGGCGACGGCACGGCGGAAAGCCATGCCAAGATGCAGGCGGCCATCGATGACGCGTGGCGTTTCACCGGCGAACTGTTCGCCGACGACGCCGTGGACCTGGACGTCGCCGCCCGCGGCATCGGCTGCGAGCTGTCGGCCTTGCGCGAGCCCTGGCTGGCGCACGTGCGCGAAGTGCTGGAAGAAGCCACGCTGACCGTGCCCGACGAAGCCGCCGCCAACCATCTGGCGCACCGCGGCGGACGCCAGGGCAAGCACACCGAGGAACTGGGCTACGTGCTCGCCGAAATGCAGTTCCTGCCGCGCGCCTATCCGGGAGCCACCTGGTGA
- the paaE gene encoding 1,2-phenylacetyl-CoA epoxidase subunit PaaE, translating to MSQNQFHSLTVASVARNTRDAVVVTFDLPETLAQEFAFQPGQYLTLRTELNGQEQRRSYSICSAPDDKLLRVAIKKVDEGVFSSWANHELQPGQTLEVMAPAGNFTVDFSPENKRHYVAFAVGSGITPVFSLVKTALSTEPNSKFTLFFGNRASSAVLFREEIEDLKNLYMERFSLVYIMSRETQDIELFNGRLDGDKVDQLMSAWMSPEDIDYAFVCGPQTMTESVVERLQARGIPKSNIKFELFGAPKGPRALRTGQDARQAPGKGQCEVTVVQDGHSRMFVIEKNKDSVLDSALAQGIELPYSCKGGVCSTCRCKVIEGEVDMDANFALEDYEVARGFILSCQSFPVSDRLVIDFDQET from the coding sequence ATGAGCCAGAACCAATTCCATTCCTTGACGGTGGCTTCGGTGGCGCGCAACACGCGCGACGCCGTGGTCGTGACCTTCGACCTGCCCGAGACGCTGGCGCAAGAGTTCGCCTTCCAGCCGGGCCAGTACCTGACGTTGCGCACCGAGCTCAACGGCCAGGAACAGCGCCGCTCCTATTCCATCTGTTCCGCGCCCGACGACAAGCTGCTGCGCGTGGCCATCAAGAAGGTGGACGAGGGCGTCTTCTCCAGCTGGGCCAACCATGAGCTGCAGCCCGGCCAGACCCTGGAAGTCATGGCACCGGCCGGCAACTTCACCGTCGATTTTTCCCCCGAGAACAAGCGCCACTATGTGGCGTTTGCCGTAGGCAGCGGCATCACGCCGGTGTTCTCCCTGGTCAAGACCGCGCTGTCGACCGAGCCCAACAGCAAGTTCACGCTGTTCTTCGGCAACCGCGCCTCGTCCGCGGTGCTGTTCCGCGAAGAGATCGAAGACCTGAAGAACCTCTACATGGAGCGCTTCTCGCTGGTCTACATCATGAGCCGCGAGACCCAGGACATCGAACTCTTCAACGGCCGCCTGGACGGCGACAAGGTCGACCAGCTGATGTCGGCCTGGATGAGTCCCGAGGATATCGATTACGCTTTTGTCTGTGGTCCGCAGACCATGACCGAAAGCGTGGTCGAGCGGCTGCAGGCCCGCGGCATTCCGAAGTCGAACATCAAGTTCGAACTCTTCGGCGCGCCCAAGGGGCCGCGCGCATTGCGCACCGGCCAGGACGCCCGCCAGGCGCCCGGCAAGGGCCAGTGCGAGGTGACCGTGGTGCAGGACGGCCACAGCCGTATGTTCGTGATTGAAAAGAATAAAGACAGCGTGCTGGATTCGGCGCTGGCGCAAGGTATCGAACTGCCGTATTCGTGCAAGGGCGGGGTGTGTTCCACCTGCCGCTGCAAGGTCATCGAAGGCGAGGTGGACATGGACGCCAACTTCGCCCTGGAAGACTACGAAGTGGCGCGCGGGTTCATCCTGAGCTGCCAGAGCTTTCCGGTCAGCGACCGCCTGGTCATCGACTTCGACCAGGAAACCTGA
- the paaA gene encoding 1,2-phenylacetyl-CoA epoxidase subunit PaaA has protein sequence MYAQLVETGVKQVKTADQLEGREQTFQRRIDDGVRIEAKDWMPDAYRKTLVRQISQHAHSEIVGMLPEGNWITRAPSLKRKAILLAKVQDEAGHGLYLYSAAETLGVSRDDLIDDLHAGRAKYSSIFNYPTLSWADIGMIGWLVDGSAIINQIPLCRCSYGPYARAMVRVCKEESFHQRQGYDLLMQMCLHGTPEQKAMVQDSLNRWWWPALMMFGPSDADSPNSAQSMAWKIKLFSNDELRQKMVDQTVPQAEYLGLTVPDPDLKWNAERGHYDFGEIDWSEFYAVLKGNGPCNRERLAARVKAHEDGAWVRDALVAYADKQAERKAA, from the coding sequence ATGTACGCTCAACTCGTCGAAACCGGCGTCAAGCAGGTCAAGACCGCGGACCAGCTCGAAGGCCGGGAACAGACGTTCCAACGCCGGATCGACGACGGCGTCCGCATCGAGGCCAAGGACTGGATGCCGGACGCCTACCGCAAGACGCTGGTGCGCCAGATTTCCCAGCACGCGCACTCTGAAATCGTGGGCATGCTGCCCGAAGGCAACTGGATCACCCGCGCGCCTTCGCTCAAGCGCAAGGCCATCCTGCTGGCCAAGGTCCAGGACGAAGCCGGCCATGGCCTCTACCTGTACAGCGCCGCGGAAACCCTGGGCGTGTCGCGCGACGACCTGATCGACGATCTGCACGCCGGCCGCGCCAAGTACTCCAGCATCTTCAATTACCCCACGCTCAGCTGGGCCGACATCGGCATGATCGGCTGGCTGGTCGACGGCTCGGCCATCATCAACCAGATCCCGCTGTGCCGCTGTTCCTACGGCCCCTATGCGCGGGCCATGGTGCGCGTCTGTAAGGAAGAGTCCTTCCACCAGCGCCAGGGCTACGACCTGCTGATGCAGATGTGCCTGCACGGCACGCCCGAGCAGAAGGCGATGGTGCAGGACTCGCTGAACCGCTGGTGGTGGCCGGCGCTGATGATGTTCGGTCCTTCGGATGCCGACTCGCCCAACAGCGCCCAGTCCATGGCCTGGAAGATCAAGCTCTTCTCCAACGACGAACTGCGCCAGAAAATGGTGGACCAGACCGTGCCGCAGGCCGAATACCTGGGCCTGACGGTGCCGGATCCCGATCTGAAGTGGAACGCCGAGCGCGGCCACTACGATTTCGGCGAAATCGATTGGTCCGAGTTCTACGCGGTGCTCAAGGGCAACGGCCCCTGCAACCGCGAACGCCTGGCCGCGCGCGTCAAGGCGCACGAGGACGGCGCCTGGGTGCGCGACGCATTGGTCGCCTACGCCGACAAGCAGGCAGAGCGCAAAGCCGCGTGA
- the paaD gene encoding 1,2-phenylacetyl-CoA epoxidase subunit PaaD, which produces MNALAPVSADQVYAWLQEVPDPEIPVLSVVDLGVVRDVSWDGEACVVVITPTYSGCPAMREITQDIQQTLARHGIAEVRVETRLAPAWTTDWMSEKGREALKGYGIAAPAERAVDISGISRRAAGPAIACPRCGSKDTRLVSNFGSTSCKALYRCVSCREPFDYFKTH; this is translated from the coding sequence GTGAACGCGCTGGCGCCCGTTTCCGCCGACCAGGTCTACGCCTGGCTGCAGGAGGTCCCCGATCCGGAGATCCCCGTGCTGTCCGTGGTGGATCTGGGCGTGGTGCGGGACGTGTCCTGGGACGGCGAGGCCTGTGTCGTGGTCATCACGCCCACGTACTCCGGCTGTCCGGCCATGCGCGAGATCACGCAGGATATCCAGCAGACGCTGGCCCGCCACGGCATCGCCGAGGTCCGCGTGGAAACCCGCCTGGCGCCAGCCTGGACCACAGACTGGATGAGCGAGAAGGGACGCGAGGCGCTCAAGGGCTATGGCATCGCCGCGCCCGCCGAACGCGCCGTCGACATCTCGGGCATCAGCCGGCGTGCGGCCGGCCCCGCCATCGCCTGCCCGCGCTGCGGCTCGAAAGACACGCGCCTGGTCAGCAACTTCGGGTCCACGTCGTGCAAGGCGCTGTATCGCTGCGTGTCTTGCCGCGAACCCTTCGATTATTTCAAGACTCACTGA
- the paaB gene encoding 1,2-phenylacetyl-CoA epoxidase subunit PaaB, whose product MSKDWPLWEVFIRSQHGLAHKHVGSLHAPDAEMAINHARDVYTRRNEGLSIWVVRASDISASSPGDKDPLFEPANSKVYRHPTFFPMPEEIKHM is encoded by the coding sequence ATGAGCAAAGACTGGCCCCTGTGGGAAGTGTTCATCCGCAGCCAGCACGGCCTGGCGCACAAGCACGTCGGCAGCCTGCACGCGCCCGACGCCGAAATGGCGATCAACCACGCCCGCGACGTCTACACGCGCCGCAACGAAGGCCTGAGCATCTGGGTGGTGCGCGCCTCCGACATTTCGGCCAGCAGCCCCGGCGACAAGGATCCGCTGTTCGAACCGGCCAACAGCAAGGTCTACCGGCATCCCACGTTCTTCCCGATGCCCGAAGAAATCAAGCACATGTAA